A part of Candida albicans SC5314 chromosome 2, complete sequence genomic DNA contains:
- a CDS encoding uncharacterized protein (Ortholog of C. dubliniensis CD36 : Cd36_18570, C. parapsilosis CDC317 : CPAR2_211360, Candida tenuis NRRL Y-1498 : CANTEDRAFT_115359 and Debaryomyces hansenii CBS767 : DEHA2D06886g) — MNKKTLQAQAELARAQQAQAQAQMQAQRAAAAGQLAPGGNGGGIPPPNGQSQHSAKEETLGVQLHDEADLISFRNDALFRYITNHEYIENVTSKLIHTSKIIPPSLYPMIPKPNTSGDYENLKPEDVYFGDLSAMKYIEKKLITKLEQMEKNLDPNYSKYLLNDERFQYHREKTKKLAELQENVTDKESLNTLELELEQILNDYKTRFNKNYKETPSIYQYSISIDKIDPSVEVNSAPENYNPKSINSFINIGGDTNSSQNNINGNMPSQNNNGAVSEMGNFNNIDNGVDDDALGGFQFSNNIDTSKFNGINGMAINQFGNNFEVPMNNKPDAININNNNKILINKSDSDGNIENNNSNSRSNTPSNINTNNINSQGPSENISSINHNTSNSIPNYSTNGSDNDNIEQDDINIDDEGDNIINNDDDNNNIASPNRIDNDENDNNNDSNGLDMNQLFEDNAHADLDHSEMVNDDIGDLYNFETGGGGDDDDNGLMDGLEFEQDFLN; from the coding sequence ATGAATAAAAAGACATTACAAGCACAAGCTGAACTAGCTCGAGCACAACAAGCCCAAGCACAGGCACAAATGCAAGCTCAACGAGCGGCAGCAGCTGGTCAATTAGCCCCGGGAGGAAATGGAGGAGGAATCCCTCCACCCAATGGACAATCTCAACATTCTgccaaagaagaaactcTTGGTGTTCAATTACATGATGAAGCTGATTTGATTTCGTTTAGAAATGATGCATTATTCCGATACATAACCAATCatgaatatattgaaaatgtgaCGAGTAAATTAATTCATACTTCAAAAATTATTCCTCCAAGTTTATATCCAATGATACCCAAACCTAATACTAGTGGTGATTATGagaatttgaaaccagAAGATGTATATTTTGGAGATTTGTCAGCAAtgaaatatattgaaaagaaattgataacaaaattagaacaaatggaaaaaaatttggatcCCAATTATagtaaatatttattaaatgatgaaagatttcaatatcatcgTGAAAAGACCAAGAAATTGGCagaattacaagaaaatgTAACTGATAAAGAATCTCTAAATACATTAGAATTAGAATTGgaacaaattttaaatgattataAAACAAGATTCAATAAAAACTATAAGGAAACACCTTccatttatcaatattcaatttcaattgataaaattgatccACTGGTGGAAGTAAATTCAGCACCTGAGAACTATAATCCCAAACTgattaattcatttattaatataGGAGGTGATACAAATTCCAGccaaaacaatattaaTGGAAATATGCCAAGccaaaacaataatggaGCAGTTTCGGAAATGGggaattttaataatattgataatggtgttgatgatgatgctTTAGGAGGATTCCaattttctaataataTAGATACATCTAAATTTAATGGGATTAATGGGATGGccataaatcaatttggtaataattttgaagtACCTATGAATAATAAGCCCGACGCcattaatatcaacaacaacaacaagatattgataaataaatcTGATTCAGATGGCAATATtgagaataataatagtaatagcAGATCCAACACGCCGTCCAATATTAACACCAATAACATTAACTCACAGGGGCCTTCTGAAAATATAAGTTCAATCAACCATAACACGTCAAATAGTATACCAAATTACAGTACCAATGGTagtgataatgataatatagAGCAAGACGATATTAATATCGATGATGAGGGGgataatataataaataatgatgatgataataataatattgctAGCCCCAATagaattgataatgatgaaaatgacaATAACAATGATTCTAATGGATTAGAtatgaatcaattatttgaagataATGCACATGCTGATTTAGATCATCTGGAAATGgttaatgatgatattggagatctttataattttgaaactggaggtggtggtgatgatgatgataatggaTTAATGGATGGATTAGAATTTGAACAAGATTTTTTAAActga
- the SCH9 gene encoding serine/threonine protein kinase (Protein kinase; involved in growth control, cell size, resistance to rapamycin, cations, chlamydospore formation, filamentous growth under some conditions, and virulence; prevents hyphal growth in hypoxia at high CO2; Spider biofilm induced), translated as MVDFAKSLFGFGNYKKESSSQSPTPPPSAHSSQEQHHKSNTEEYPQSHLSQQQHSHRYQPPHMSEQSHQFPQQQQQQQQSGTNKFFPKTLVSAAPTTAVANHSSVYGTTSTTTNNYPEAYLNQTFKNNIYNPQQQQQQQAQQPPPEQQQSSAPYQNSANIQQPYGNQWGSSQDQDANIITIDKTGNKLSPASRDSPIKGKLKVTILEAKDIFATQPYVVCSFESSEFVTNAPDSYGKSPVSSFGHNNNQGHNGPRNMYNSNHGPSPKALPMKNSGNLFGQRPSMYQRQLSTPHLNLPNDSSNPIWNHDTIFDVVGSKSELDISVYDGARDDAFLGHVRISPSTDKNNKNESEWLQLGARITGETVSSGHIKIKWEYTSFDNNIKRSYGPDDFHFLRLLGKGTFGQVFQVRKKDTNRVYAMKILSKKVIVKKKEIAHTIGERNILVRTSAASSPFIVGLKFSFQTPSDLFLVTDFMSGGELFFHLQKEGRFNEDRSKFYTAELILALEHLHDNDIVYRDLKPENILLDANGHIALCDFGLSKADLNMDGTTNTFCGTTEYLAPEVLLDEQGYTKMVDFWSLGVLIFEMTCGWSPFHAENTQQMYKNIAFGKVRFPKDVLSPEGRSFVKGLLNRNPKHRLGATDDARELKAHPFFADIDWDLLRAKNIPPPFKPHIVSETDISNFDTEFTSENTSALKRQMEMATTPLSPGIQANFKGFTYVDDSTMDDHFARSYRANAFRPPGSFIPGDPNLPPDEEVLAEQIEEEDEMEVDEDQHMDDEFVNGRFDL; from the coding sequence ATGGTAGATTTTgcaaaatcattatttggttttggtaATTATAAAAAGgaatcatcatcacaaTCTCCCACTCCGCCACCAAGTGCTCATTCATCACAAGAACAACACCACAAGTCAAACACAGAAGAATATCCTCAATCTCATTTatctcaacaacaacattctCATCGTTATCAACCGCCGCACATGTCTGAACAATCACACCAATttccacaacaacaacaacaacaacaacagtcaGGCACAAACAAATTCTTTCCGAAAACACTAGTGAGTGCAGCACCAACCACGGCAGTTGCCAACCATTCATCGGTTTACGGAACAACAAGcacaacaaccaacaattACCCTGAAGCATATTTGAACCAGACATTCAAGAATAATATTTACAACccacagcaacaacagcaacagcaagcacaacaaccaccaccagaacaacaacaatcttCTGCACCATATCAAAACTCAGCAAATATCCAACAGCCATATGGCAACCAATGGGGTTCCTCACAAGACCAAGATGCCAATATCATCACAATCGATAAAACAGGCAACAAACTCAGTCCTGCATCTAGAGACTCGCCCATTAAAGGCAAATTAAAAGTCACGATATTGGAAGCCAAAGATATTTTTGCCACTCAGCCTTATGTTGTCTGTAGTTTTGAGAGTTCAGAATTTGTTACCAATGCTCCTGATTCATATGGGAAATCTCCAGTGTCATCGTTTGGTCACAATAACAATCAAGGACATAATGGACCAAGAAACATGTACAATTCCAATCATGGACCTTCACCAAAGGCATTACCTATGAAAAATAGTGGTAATCTATTTGGACAAAGACCTTCAATGTATCAAAGACAATTATCTACTCCtcatttgaatttaccCAATGATTCTTCCAACCCCATTTGGAATCATGATACTATATTTGATGTTGTGGGACTGAAATCTGAATTGGACATTTCGGTTTATGATGGAGCTCGAGATGATGCATTTTTGGGTCATGTAAGAATATCTCCTTCCActgataaaaataataaaaatgaaagtGAATGGTTGCAATTGGGTGCGAGAATAACTGGTGAGACGGTTTCTTCAGGTcatattaaaattaaatgggAATATACCtcatttgataataacaTCAAAAGATCATATGGACCAGATGATTTCCATTTCTTGAGATTATTAGGTAAGGGGACATTTGGCCAAGTTTTCCAAGTTCGTAAAAAAGACACTAATAGAGTTTATGCTATGAAAATCTTGTCGAAAAAAGTTATTGttaagaaaaaggaaattgCTCATACTATTGGTGAACGTAATATTTTAGTTCGTACTTCAGCAGCGTCATCACCATTTATTGTTGGgttgaaattttcttttcaaactCCATcagatttatttttggtgACTGATTTTATGTCTGGTGGTGAATTATTTTTCCATTTACAAAAGGAAGGTAGATTTAATGAAGATCGATCAAAATTTTATACAGCAGAATTGATTCTTGCATTAGAGCATTTACATGATAATGACATTGTTTATCGTGATTTGAAACCagaaaatatattattagATGCTAATGGTCATATTGCATTATGTGATTTTGGATTATCAAAAGCTGATTTAAATATGGATGGCACCACTAACACATTTTGTGGCACCACCGAATATTTAGCTCCCGAAGTATTATTAGATGAACAAGGATATACTAAAATGGTTGATTTCTGGTCATTAGGAGTGTTGATATTTGAAATGACTTGTGGTTGGTCACCTTTCCATGCAGAAAACACTCAACAAATGTATAAAAACATAGCCTTTGGTAAAGTGAGGTTCCCTAAAGATGTATTAAGTCCAGAAGGTCGATCCTTTGTCAAAGGATTATTAAATAGAAACCCTAAACATAGATTAGGGGCCACAGATGATGCTAGAGAATTGAAAGCTCATCCATTTTTTGCCGATATAGATTGGGATTTATTAAGAGCTAAAAATATTCCTCCACCATTTAAACCTCATATAGTATCAGAAACTgatatttccaattttgatACTGAATTCACATCAGAAAATACTTCAGCATTGAAAAGACAAATGGAAATGGCCACAACTCCATTATCACCAGGAATTCAAGCAAATTTCAAAGGGTTTACATATGTTGACGATTCAACTATGGATGATCATTTTGCTAGATCATATAGAGCTAATGCATTTAGACCTCCTGGGTCATTTATACCAGGAGATCCTAATTTACCTCCAGATGAAGAAGTTTTAGCtgaacaaattgaagaagaagatgaaatggaagttgatgaagatCAACATATGGATGATGAATTTGTCAATGGAAGATTTGATCTTTAG
- a CDS encoding mitochondrial 54S ribosomal protein bL28m (Putative ribosomal protein, large subunit, mitochondrial precursor; repressed by prostaglandins; Spider biofilm repressed): MNVFRGLISIPRISCVSQIYSARQLSSTLPLSTKRTYDKFYKITKQLQPIDKNVYEIGQERPDNISIPKDLPEFPKYEYEPRFFKRQNRGLYGGLQRKRSKSCSEYLNKTLRAHRPNAQWTKLWSETLNRRLRLRVATRVLKTISKEGGLDQYLLKSTPARVKTMGLKAWQLRYRILQEREQKQRGNVTLSDGTTKPIQYISSNGLKFHATKDAMLSELYEAVQRDSYYPIKPFHFERDYSWLSYEEIVKKLEQYNWDFSELATK, translated from the coding sequence ATGAACGTGTTTAGAGGATTAATATCTATTCCCCGTATATCGTGTGTGTCACAGATATATTCAGCTAGacaattatcatcaacattgCCATTATCAACTAAAAGAACTTATGacaaattttataaaatcaCCAAACAATTACAACCAATCGATAAGAATGTTTACGAAATTGGCCAAGAACGTCCAGACAACATAAGTATCCCTAAAGATTTACCTGAATTTCCAAAATATGAGTATGAACCTcgttttttcaaaagacAAAACCGTGGATTATATGGTGGGTTACAACGTAAACGTTCCAAATCATGTTCtgaatatttaaataaaacatTAAGAGCTCATAGACCAAATGCTCAATGGACAAAATTATGGTCAGAAACTTTGAACAGGAGATTACGTTTACGTGTTGCCACCAGAGTATTAAAAACTATATCTAAAGAAGGAGGGTTAGAccaatatttattgaaaagcACCCCAGCCAGAGTTAAAACTATGGGATTAAAAGCGTGGCAATTAAGATACAGAATATTACAAGAAAGGGAACAAAAACAGAGAGGAAATGTCACCCTACTGGATGGTACAACTAAGCCAATCCAATATATCAGCTCCAATGGTTTGAAATTCCATGCCACTAAAGATGCTATGTTATCTGAATTATATGAAGCTGTCCAAAGAGATTCATATTACCCAATTAAACCTTTTCATTTCGAAAGAGACTACAGTTGGTTGTCGtatgaagaaattgttaaGAAATTAGAACAATACAATTGGGATTTTTCCGAATTAGCTACCAaataa
- the RPL39 gene encoding 60S ribosomal protein eL36 (Ribosomal protein L39; transcript induced upon germ tube formation; colony morphology-related gene regulation by Ssn6; Hap43-induced), protein MAKSGIAAGVNKGRKTTAKEVAPKISYRKGASSQRTVFVRSIVKEVAGLAPYERRLIELIRNAGEKRAKKLAKKRLGTHKRALRKVEEMTQVIAESRRH, encoded by the exons ATGGCTAAGTCAG GAATTGCTGCAGGTGTTAACAAAGGTAGAAAAACTACTGCCAAAGAAGTTGCCCCAAAAATCTCATACAGAAAAGGTGCTTCATCTCAAAGAACCGTTTTCGTTAGATCAATCGTCAAAGAAGTTGCTGGTTTAGCTCCATACGAAAGAagattgattgaattgattagaAATGCTGGTGAAAAGAGAGCTAAGAAATTGGCTAAGAAGAGATTAGGTACTCATAAGAGAGCTTTAAGaaaagttgaagaaatGACTCAAGTTATTGCTGAATCTAGAAGACATTAA
- a CDS encoding uncharacterized protein (Ortholog of C. dubliniensis CD36 : Cd36_18620, C. parapsilosis CDC317 : CPAR2_212480, Candida tenuis NRRL Y-1498 : CANTEDRAFT_115371 and Debaryomyces hansenii CBS767 : DEHA2D06798g), with protein sequence MIRSTIAKSFHRFLTTNTPPSTASPPPSHFSNPKEIPEPFGTGPDANAVYHQQHQQQQHTAPAPNTKSSQDGSIKEITALIAMFALAYIAIDNYTERIRLEKLHNETSAINLKALQIQQLNHQREKKQKDLTLLQERREIAKRDFKMSLHIAMLRKQLMDLGVSPIELDLAIKEFEKSVKLDNSIKNVTGQYLWLDDSSDLKQYLPDPMEYDKARKNK encoded by the exons ATGATTAGATCAACCATAGCTAAGAGTTTCCATAGATTTCTCACTACCAATACACCACCATCAACAGCACTGCCTCCGCCTTCACATTTCTCCAACCCTAAAGAAATACCCGAGCCATTTGGAACTGGACCAGACGCAAATGCCGTTTACCATCagcaacatcaacaacaacaacacacAGCACCGGCTCCAAATACCAAGTCAAGCCAAGATGGTTcaataaaagaaataacAGCATTAATAGCAATGTTTGCTCTTGCATATATTGCCATTGACAATTATACTGAACGAATAAGACTTGAAAAACTTCATAATGAAACCAGTGCAATTAATCTAAAGGCATTACAGATccaacaattaaatcatcaacgagaaaagaaacaaaaagatttgACTTTATTACAAGAACGGCGAGAGATTGCTAAACGAGATTTCAAAATGAGTTTACATATAGCCATGTTACGGAAACAATTAATGGATTTAGGAGTTTCACCCATTGAATTAGATTTGgcaattaaagaatttgaaaaaagtgttaaattagataattcaataaagaaTGTCACTGGTCAATATTTATGGCTAGATGATTCTTCAG ATCTTAAACAATACCTTCCGGACCCAATGGAATATGACAAAGCaaggaaaaataaataa
- the MED1 gene encoding Med1p (RNA polymerase II mediator complex subunit; RNA polymerase II transcription cofactor), translated as MPGTKSALDKSLQLLYNYSTNFQVSIELIQKLAQQLKLETFIDSLGFNLDDSKPGQKTQKLSIAGSSILLDIDFETDNKIVGLSLSVNAGDSLEQQNNHREIGPPNHTTNGQSSSHISIVTDELGIHHVKLNCNNNPISFLNKPNDLNKTQVEQILLRNLQASKLGNFPVNLQRLATIDKFTNYNPDLFIYVESIALLFNTIFEIEQQSNSSNWEIENGLSSSIGKVNINNEDRLGVTLDFWQDYRFINHEYEIVKNQSGLLVGDYYTIQVDIVEASKQTDYLLDNQVQEWDISMSKYKFEFDSNSLKPLVLDGDGFLAWSLQFKLNHSVYLPVYILEYFSLALGNNYTLDTGDHNCCNVFAKINEGESFEQVLNIDSNSVSFQLTNDIPGKFVPLKSFHINKLVDISKLIPILRNFLVLINLCRTVIKSKSTQLPVFNSKRRRSSRFLGIPTTERELTEEFKHKLKESLKLPDDVTDEEILGLSAISETANYSTIPPANKDDIDLESFLGNEDTTNSGDVDTNGKRGTDHLPVNGNNYFSLKLESIDLSSRGDLQLAFESQFKSEEVYIPFRISNGEIVKLQNSDDMETDDTPSSKFIKALNLTEDIISSYKAVYSN; from the coding sequence ATGCCAGGAACCAAGTCAGCATTAGACAAGTCATTGCAGTTATTGTATAATTATTCAACTAATTTTCAAGTATCAATTGAActaattcaaaaattggcACAACAATTAAAGTTGGAAACATTTATTGATAGTTTGGGTTTTAATTTAGATGATTCAAAGCCCGGACAGAAAACCCAGAAACTAAGCATTGCTGGATCATCTATATTGCTcgatattgattttgaaactgataataaaattgttggTTTGTCATTATCTGTAAATGCTGGTGATAGTcttgaacaacaaaataatcaTAGAGAAATCGGTCCTCCTAACCATACAACAAATGGACAATCGTCGTCACATATATCAATTGTCACTGACGAATTGGGTATCCATCATGTCAAATtaaattgtaataataatcctATTTCATTTCTAAATAAACCTAACGATTTAAATAAGACACAAGTGGAACAAATTTTACTACGTAACTTGCAAGCATCAAAATTGGGTAATTTTCCTGTAAATTTACAACGTTTGgcaacaattgataaattcaCAAACTATAATCCcgatttgtttatttatgTTGAGTCAATTGCCTTGTTGTTTAATActatatttgaaattgaacaGCAATCGAATTCCAGTAATTgggaaattgaaaatggatTATCCAGTAGTATAGGGAAAGTCAATATAAACAATGAGGATAGACTTGGTGTTACTTTGGATTTCTGGCAAGATTACAGATTTATAAATCACGAGTATGAGATAGTCAAGAATCAGAGTGGGTTGTTGGTAGGCGATTACTATACAATTCAGGTGGATATTGTTGAAGCATCAAAACAAACAGATTATTTACTCGATAATCAAGTACAGGAATGGGATATATCTATGAGTAAATACaagtttgaatttgatagtAATTCATTGAAACCATTAGTTTTAGATGGTGATGGGTTTTTGGCATGGTCATTACAATTTAAGTTGAACCATCTGGTTTATCTTCCAGTTTATATACTTGAATATTTCTCCTTGGCCTTGGGGAATAATTATACATTAGATACAGGTGATCataattgttgtaatgTGTTTGccaaaatcaatgaagGAGAGAGTTTTGAACAAGttttaaatattgattCCAATTCAGTTTCATTTCAATTGACAAATGATATTCCAGGAAAATTTGTTCCATTGAAATCATTTCACATCAACAAGTTAGTGGacatttcaaaattaatacCCATTTTGAGAAATTTCTTGGTATTGATTAATTTGTGTCGTACGGTGATAAAAAGTAAACTGACTCAATTGCCTGTATTCAATagtaaaagaagaagaagttcTAGATTTTTGGGAATACCTACTACTGAAAGGGAATTGACTGAAGAATTCAAAcacaaattaaaagaatcgTTGAAATTGCCAGATGATGTTACCGATGAAGAGATTCTTGGTCTTAGTGCCATTTCTGAAACCGCAAATTATTCCACTATACCACCAGCAAACAAGGATGATATAGATCTCGAATCATTTTTGGGAAATGAAGACACCACCAATAGTGGTGATGTTGATACAAATGGTAAAAGAGGTACTGACCACCTCCCAGTGAATGGAAACAACTATTTCCTGTTGAAATTGGAGAGTATTGATCTTAGTTCACGAGGTGATTTGCAATTGGCATTTGAATCACAGTTTAAATCAGAAGAGGTGTATATCCCGTTTAGAATATCAAATGGTGAAATAGTAAAATTACAAAACAGTGATGACATGGAAACTGATGATACTCCAAGTTCGAAATTTATAAAAGCCTTAAATTTGACTGAAGATATAATTAGTTCATATAAAGCAGTATACTCAAATTAA
- the GCD7 gene encoding translation initiation factor eIF2B subunit beta (Putative translation initiator; downregulated in the presence of human whole blood or polymorphonuclear (PMN) cells), producing MSKLLTPEILALIDPVVSSLKRHQLVDDKEIALTIAQLLMKVISAARWSNTYDLIELIRQVGVIFTEAYPRKVIPGNIVRRVLALIRDETETETETETEQTDNIPMMSSMFSLLATHNKNETIKEQTQLQSKKQTSDMRAIIIQGIRDLVDEISNVNDGIETMAVDLIHDDEILLTPTPNSETVQHFLIKARLKRKFTVVVTENYPNDIKAAHKFVKTLAEHNIETILIPDTTIYAVMSRVGKVIIGTNAVFANGGCLSDSGVANVVECAKEHRTPVFAVAGLFKLSPLYPFTRNDLIEVGNSGKVLNYDDFELVQNVDVVTNPLEDYIPPQHIDIFMTNIGGFSPSFIYRIVLDNYKAEDNKLE from the coding sequence ATGTCGAAATTGCTTACTCCTGAAATTCTAGCGCTCATAGACCCAGTGGTGTCTAGTTTGAAACGTCATCAGCTTGTGGATGATAAGGAGATAGCATTAACAATTGCCcagttgttgatgaaagTCATATCAGCAGCAAGATGGTCTAATACatatgatttaattgaattgataaGACAAGTTGGTGTTATATTTACCGAAGCATATCCTAGAAAAGTCATTCCAGGAAATATTGTGAGAAGAGTGTTAGCTTTAATACGTGATGAAACCGAAACTGAAACTGAGACAGAGACTGAACAAACAGATAACATCCCAATGATGAGCTCTATGTTTAGTTTATTGGCAACACataacaaaaatgaaactatAAAGGAACAAACACAATTACAACTGAAGAAACAAACAAGCGATATGAGAGCCATAATTATACAAGGGATTAGAGATTtagttgatgaaatttCCAATGTTAATGATGGGATTGAAACTATGGCGgttgatttgattcatGACGatgaaatattattaactCCAACCCCTAATTCGGAAACAGTGCAACATTTTTTAATCAAAGCAagattgaaaagaaaattcaCAGTAGTTGTTACTGAAAACTATCCAAACGACATCAAGGCAGCCCACAAGTTTGTAAAGACACTAGCTGAACACAACATCgaaacaattttaattcCAGACACAACAATTTATGCAGTGATGTCAAGAGTTGGGAAAGTTATAATAGGTACTAATGCTGTATTTGCCAATGGTGGCTGTTTGTCAGATTCAGGTGTTGCCAATGTAGTTGAATGTGCCAAAGAACACAGAACACCTGTGTTTGCTGTGGCAGGgttattcaaattatctCCATTGTATCCATTTACAAGAAACGATTTGATTGAAGTAGGAAACTCCGGGAAGGTTTTGAACTACGACGATTTTGAATTGGTACAaaatgttgatgttgtgaCTAATCCTTTGGAAGATTATATACCTCCTCAACATATCGACATTTTTATGACCAATATTGGAGGGTTTTCTccttcatttatttatagaATTGTTTTGGATAATTATAAAGCTGAAGACAACAAACTTGAATAA
- a CDS encoding uncharacterized protein (Protein of unknown function; Spider biofilm induced): MFRNKKFYFLLIFALYYTKLKLTHLMSNNPVLMKQYVQNIFSKLQIFFNRYSIPHTTNNVFEHNRLFSREGLVSCLEDSVDEIPNHLTTSTSIDLGTSEFYNSSTIDTTHNENPNPSISIEQICSMIDEELEIINEHDLNNRLESRGSFLTISRQMNMLGFPTLPRSQPCAYQSTNQNLWNVKSILPHTTGSALSINSAATPKKKKMIKILKSKKKRVQTAY; this comes from the coding sequence ATGTTCagaaataaaaagtttTACTTCTTACTTATTTTTGCATTGTACTACACTAAATTAAAACTTACTCATCTAATGTCGAATAATCCTGTGCTAATGAAACAATATGTTCAGAATATTTTCCTGAAGttgcaaatttttttcaatagatACTCAATTCCTCATACAACCAACAATGTTTTCGAGCATAACCGGTTATTTTCTCGAGAAGGTTTGGTTTCATGTTTGGAGGATTCTGTTGATGAAATTCCAAATCATTTAACTACTAGCACTAGTATTGATTTAGGTACTAGCGAGTTTTACAACAGTAGCACAATTGATACCACTCACAACGAAAATCCAAATCCAAGTATATCAATCGAACAAATTTGTTCCAtgattgatgaagaattggaaattatcaatgaacatgatttaaataatcGATTAGAGTCAAGAGGCAGTTTTCTAACAATATCAAGACAAATGAATATGTTAGGATTTCCTACTTTGCCTCGAAGTCAACCTTGTGCTTATCAATCAACGAATCAAAACTTATGGAATGTGAAAAGTATTTTACCACATACTACTGGTAGCGCTTTATCTATAAACAGTGCTGCCACtcctaaaaaaaagaaaatgatcaAAATTCTCAAAAGTAAAAAGAAGAGAGTTCAAACGGCATATTag
- the HSP21 gene encoding Hsp21p (Small heat shock protein; role in stress response and virulence; fluconazole-downregulated; induced in cyr1 or ras1 mutant; stationary phase enriched protein; detected in some, not all, biofilm extracts; Spider biofilm induced), which translates to MSWFGFFDPDFDDFFGRPRKYATEVPPNFNPRKIAQGDNGKGQQVSRYGAGAGHPHRALARRDDFFDDFWKNFSSGKYFVGFDDNVKTTEESDKYVVSYDQENLSPDEVNVDFDKQENELIITVTQETEKDGTKKSSTFHSNLKFEKPVNFDDISAEIGEQGVQVTLPKVHADHEKIVNIPISKAAAKK; encoded by the coding sequence ATGTCTTGGTTCGGTTTTTTTGATCctgattttgatgatttcttCGGTAGACCTAGAAAATATGCCACTGAAGTTCCACCAAACTTTAatccaagaaaaattgCTCAAGGTGACAATGGTAAAGGACAACAGGTCTCTCGTTATGGTGCTGGTGCTGGACACCCTCACAGAGCATTGGCAAGAAGAGATGATTTCTTTGATGACTTTTGGAAGAATTTTAGTTCTGGTAAATACTTTGTTGGTTTCGATGACAATGTAAAGACTACTGAAGAATCCGACAAATACGTGGTTTCCTATGATCAGGAAAATTTGAGTCCTGATGAAGttaatgttgattttgataaacaagagaatgaattgattatcACTGTTACTCAAGAGACAGAAAAAGATGGTACTAAGAAAAGTAGCACTTTCCACAGTAACTTGAAGTTTGAAAAGCCAGTCAACTTTGATGACATCAGTGCAGAAATTGGTGAGCAAGGTGTCCAAGTGACCTTACCAAAAGTTCATGCCGATCATGAAAAGATTGTTAACATTCCTATTTCCAAAGCAGCTGCAAAAAAGTAA